Within Desulfobacter sp., the genomic segment AGGTGCTGCTCAAGCAGGGCATGATTGTCTGGGCCATGATCATCCTGGGCCTGAATATCTGGACCACCAATGACTCGGCCCTCTATGCCTCGGGCCTGGGCTTTTCCAATATCACCCGGCTGCCCAAAAAACTGCTGGTCCTGGTGAACGGGGCCGTGGGCACCATCATGGCGCTGTTCCTCTATAACAACTTTGTGGGCTGGCTGGCCTTTTTGAACACCATGCTGCCCTCCATCGGCGGGGTGATCATTGCCGACTATTTCCTGGTGAAAAAGGGCAATTACGGCCGTCTTTCCAATACCCGGTTCGACGGTATCCGCCCCACGGCGGTCATCGCCTGGCTGGCCGGCGTCCTGGCCGCCAAGTTTATCCCGGGCATCGCCCCGGTGAACTCCGTATTCTGCGCCGTGGGCGTTTATCTGGTGGCTGAGCAGCTTGCCCCCGCACTGGGGGGCAAAACCGCTAAAAGTAACGGGTGATCAAGCGGCGGCCCATTGCTTTTCAAGCAGCAGGGCCGCCCCATAAGCGCCTGTCATCTGGGGGGCTTTTGGCACCAATACCTCCCGGTCCAGTGCCTTGCCGACCATGCTGCAGATGCAGGGGTTGCAGGCCACCCCCCCGGAAAAGACAATGGGGCCGGAGGGGGAGACCCGGTTGAGCATGGAGACGGCCCGCTTGACCACGCTGAGGTGGAGCCCCCGGGCGATCTCACTCCGGTCCGCCCCCCTGGCGATGAGGGAGGTGACCTCGGATTCGGCAAAGACAGTGCACATGCTGTTGATGGCCAAATCCTTTTTTGCAGCCAGGGCGGCTGGTCCGAACTCGTCCAGGGAGAAGCCCAGGTTCCGGGCCATGATTTCCAGGAATTTGCCGGTGCCGGCGGCGCAGCGGTCGTTCATTTCGAATTTTTTGACCCGGCCGTTGTCCAGAAGGCCGATGGCCTTGGCATCCTGCCCGCCGATATCCAGGATGGTCAGGGCGTCGGGGAATTGGGCCCTGGCGCCTGCGGCGTGGGCCTTGATCTCCGTAACGGTGCCGGTCCGGTCAAATGCGGTTTCAAACAGATCCCGGCCGTACCCCGTGGCCATGATGCCGTCGTAGGTCAGTCCGTCCAGAAGTTCTTTGGCCCGGGTGATGGGATCAAACCCTGTATCCGCCTGCCGGCTTTCCAGAATACGGCCCTTTTCAACCAGCACCAGTTCCATGGACCGGGAGCCGATATCGATTCCTGCTGCAATCATGGGCTATCCTAATCTGAAATCTGTTCAATAAAGGCTTGGACCCGGGTCTTGAGCTGTCCCGCATCTTCCATGCCGTAGTCCGTGTCTATCCTGAGGCAGGGCATGCCTTTTTCCTCAAGGGCCTTTTCAACGGGAATGGATTCCATGAGATAGGGCTGGCAGAACTGGAGTCCGTAATGGATGACCCCGTCGGCCCCGTAAGCTTCGGCCATTTCCACAATATGGTCCAGCCGGTCCGTATTGGGGGTGAAAATGGCGCAGTCCACCTTGAAATACCGGTCGGTGACCGCATCCATGAGGGCATCAACGGTATCCCCGGAGTCATCGGTGAGGTTACGGGTGCCCCGTTCGCCCACACAGGATTCCTCGCCCACAATGACGGCGCCGGCGGTTTCCACGATCCAGGGCAGTTTCCAGTTGGGCACGGCCATGGGACAGCCCGAGACCAGTATCCGGGGGGCAGCAGGCTTGGCGACACCCCGGCTTTCTTGGATGCGCTCTTCCAGTTCGTCGCAGATTTTGTTTACCGATTCGGTAAACCGGGCCGGATTGTCGTAAAAGGAAACCTGGTTGGCCAGAAGGGCGTCCAGACCGGAGATGGGAGCGGGATCGGCCTTACGCAGCCGGTAGAGCCGGTGCAGTGCGGACCGCTTGGCATTGACTGTGGCAATGGCCGCTTTCAGGGATTCCACAGTGATTTGTACACCGGTCAGTTCCTCCACGGCCTGCTTGAACCTGTCGTACTCTGCCCTGAGCAGCTGCCGTCCCAGGCCGGATTTCATCTGGGGCAGGTCCATGACATAGAGGTTGTCCATCATGCCGCCCATGGTTTCATAGGCCTTTTTCTTTCCGTCGCAGGTATTTTCGCCGACCACCATGTCGGCACTTTCCAGGTAGGGGCAGACCCGGCCCAGCTTGAAGCCCAGGGCGGATTTGATCAGGGCGCAGGTGTTCCTGGGCAGGTGTTTTTCCACTTCCTCCACGGCAAAATCCGCACCGGAGCACAGCCCCACCAGGGTGGCGTTGGCGGCCAGGGCGATTTCTTCGGGGACGAAGACGCAATAGCTGCCGATGATTTTCCGGCCCTGTTTTTTTTCTTCCATCAGTTCTTTGATTCTCAGCCCGTGGACTTCGGACATGACGAAATCGAAATAGGCCATGCCTTCGGGGCGGTTCTCCTGGGCCAGATAGATGTCGGTGTACCCCTGTCCCAGCACATTGAGCAGGGCGTTGTGGGCCTCAAGGTCCAGGCCCAGTTCCTTCCACATGGGTTCATAATTTTCGCTCATTTTGTCTCCTTTTTCGTTTATGGCAGCGCCGCGGTCGCCGCGGTCGCTGCTGCCGTTCTGTTGGCGGACTCGGGTTCAAGGGCCTTGAGTATCCGTTGGGTCAGTTGGCCGAACCGTCCCACCGCCCGGCTCCGGGGCCGGGCCATATTCACGTCGATCTCTTCTTTGATCCGGCCCGGACGGCCGGTCATCACCACAATCCGGTCCGCCAGAAATACCGCTTCATCCACGCTGTGGGTCACCAGGACAATGGTCTTCCGGGTGGCTTCCCAGATCTTGAGCAGTTCGCCCTGGAGCAGGATCCGGGTATGGGCGTCCAGGGCCCCGAAGGGCTCATCCATGAGCAGTACGTCCGGTTCGTTGGCCAGGGCCCTGGCAATGGCCACCCGCTGGCGCATGCCGCCGGAAAGCTCGTGGGGGTAGGCATCCTTGAAGTCGGCCATGTCAATGATATCCAGGTAGGTCATGGCATCTGCACACCGTTTTTTCTTGTTCTCCCCGGCAAAGGCCGGCCCTGCGGCAATATTGTCCAGCACCGACATCCAGGGGAAAAGGGAATATTCCTGGAATACCATGCCGATTTCAGCCCGGGGACCGGCGACGGGAACGCCGCGGTAGTTGACGGTGCCGGCGGAGGCCGTCTCAAGGCCTGCCGCAATCCTGAGGATGGTGGACTTCCCGCAGCCCGAGGGGCCGACGATGCAGGTAAACGACTGTTTTTGGATGTTGAGGTCCACCCCGTCCAGGGCCTGCACCGCCTCGCCTTTTTCCGTGGCATACACCTTTGACAGGCCGGTGATGCGGATGATCTCTTCTGTCTGGTTTATCATTTTCCCCCCTGCCGCCGCCATGAAAATTTCTTTTCCTCCAGCCGTCTGAACATCATGTCCAGAACCGCACCCACGCATCCGATGGAGATCATGCCGGCAATGACGATATCGGTGGAGGCCAGGGTAAATGCATGGGTGATCATGTACCCGATTCCGGAGAGGGAACCGGGCAGCATTTCCGCCGAGACCAGGCACATCCAGGCAATGCCCAGGCCGATGCGCATGCCGGTGATGATGTCGGGCATGGCCGCCGGCATCAGGATTTTCCTGAAGATCTGCCCCTGTCCCGCCCCCAGTACCCTGGCCGAATCAATGAGGGTGGGGCTGACATTCCGCACCCCCTGGATGGTGGCGGTGAGAATGGGGAAGAACGCACCGATGAAGATGATGAAGAGCATGGAAAATTTAATATTGTCCAGGTAGATAAAGAGGTTCCCCGTCTGGGCGCCTGTCAGGGTGGCCAGGCTGGATATGCCGAACCAGGCCATGACCAGGGGCACCCATGCCAGGGGGGGGATGGGCCTGAACAGGTTTAAAAATCCGTTAAAGCAATTGAAGATTGTCCCGTAATACCCCATGAGCACTCCTAGGGGGACGGCCACCAGGGCGGCCAGGACATACCCGGCGGTCACCCGCGCCAGGCTCACCAGCACATTGCCGGCCAGGGAACCCATGCTGATGAGGTCCTGCCCCGGGTGGGCCAGGATCATCCCGACCTGGCCGGGGGCGGGCAGGATGACCTGGTTGCCCACCCGCCGGGCCAGGATGGCCCATGCTGCGGCCAGCAGCATGGGCGCCAGAAAAGGGACAAGGTTGAAAACCGGATGTTTTTTCATGGGAGGTCCATTAAATCCGGTGGCTATTGGCCCAGGCTCTTTTCCACAAATGAAAAATCATAGAGCAGGGGAGCGGCGGAAATAAGATCCTTACCGGCAATTTTCCCTTTGAATTTTTTCATATTGTTGAGCATATCCAGGAAGGCCGCCTCGCCGTTCATCCAGTTTTCAGAGGGGTTGGTGGTGTAAATAATGGATGAGTGTGCCACCGCTTCCGCAGGGACGCCGATCCATCCGGCGGAGATGGTTGCGGCTTCCTTTTTGTTGGTGTTGCACCATGAGGAGGCCTCGGTCATCAGGTCGGTCATGGCCTGGACGATTTGGGGATGATCGGTGATGAGCCGGCCGGCGGCGCCCATGACGCAGCAGGGGAAATCACTCCACTGGCCCTGGGGAGGCAGGTTCCGGGAATCCAGTCCGATGTGCCCGGCCTTCCTGTACTCGGCAACGGCCGGGTGGGGGGCAGGTCCGACCCAGCAGTCCACCTGTTTGGCAGCCAGGGCAGGGATCAGGTTGGAAGTGGATTTGAGATCCACCATGAGGATATCGGCATCGGCATCGTTGGGATTGCCCGTAATGGAGAAACCGGCCCGGTGCAATGCGCCTTCAAAAACCACCCGGGGGGCGCTGGTGGGGGAGTGGTAACCAATTTTAAAGGGTCTGTCTGAGGCTTTGACGGCTGCAGCCAGATCCTCATAGCCGTTGATGTTGCTGTCCGGAGGGAAGACCATGCTCATGCCGTCCACGTGGAGGGGGCAGAGGATTTTCATGGAAACCCCCTTGTCAATACCGCTCATGAATGCCGTGCTGGAGGCAAGGCCGATGTCCAGGCGGTTCATGGCAAAGAGGGTGGCGGTTTCCGAGCCGCTTTTAGATACGATGAGGTTGAGTATGGCCATGGGGGTGCCGTCGGCATCCATGAGCCTGTATTTTTGTTTGTCCACCATGGGGGCAAGGTAGGCGCCTGAGGATTTGAACGCCTCTCCCTTGATCGCCGCCACCATCAGGGGGGTGTGATGGGTGGTGAATACATAGCCCATATAGAGGCTGGGCACCTTTGGGGCGGCGGAGGCCCCGGATACAAATACCAGGGCAGCCGCAAGGGCGAAACAGGTGATGAGCGCTTTTTTCAGGGTGAATCTGTGCATTGGTTTTTTTCCTTTGTTTTGTGTTTTTATTCCAGAAGTTCGATCATGGCTTCAATACGGGTCCTAAGCTGGCCCTGGTCCGAAGCTGAATAGTCGGTTTCTACATGCAAAAAGGGCAGCCCGAGTTTGGTTTCCACAAACTGCCCCAGGGACAGGGATTCGGCATTATAGGTATGGCAGCCCAGCCAGGTCATATCGATGACGGCATCAACCCTGAATGCTTCAGCCATCTGTTCAACGGATGACGGCCGGCCGGGGTTGGGGGTCATGCAGGAGCAGGGCACTTCAAGGTAGCGGCGGGCAATGGCCTCCCAGGGATCCCCGGTTTCGTCCACGGCCAGGGACATGCCCTTGAGGCCGGTGCAGTTTTCCATGCACACCACCCGTGCCCCCAGTGCTTCGATGATCTGGAGGACTTTTTCGCATCCCTTTCCCACGGGGCAGCCTGTGAGCAGTATCCTGGGGCCGGTGTGCACGGGGAGGCCGGGCCTTTCCAGATCGGCCTCAAGTTCGGCCTTCAGCACCATCAGCCGCTCCAGGTAGTTTTTGGGATAGACGGCAAAGCTTTTGCTTTCCTGGATGGCCAGCATCTGGGCGGTGGTGACCGGAGAGCGGCTGTCTGCTGCCAGCAGGGAAACCTGGTAGAGGGCCTCCCTGATCCGGTTCTGGAGGCGGATTTCTTTTTTCAGGGCCTCTTCGGTCACCTGGATGCCGGAGTGGCCGGTAAGGAATTCGGCCAGCTCGTATAGGGCCTGCTTCCAGTAGGCCAGGGCCGAGGGCCCAGCCTGGGTGTGGGGCAGGTGCATGAGATGCAGGGGCTTGAGCCGCCCCATTTGCTCGTACATTTTCTTTTTCCCGTCGCAGGTGGTCTCGGCAATGAGGATGTCTGAAAAGCTGAAAAAGGGACAGGTGTCGGTGACGGCGTATCCGTAGCTGGATTTCACCAGGGGACAGAATGAGGGGGGCAGTTCCTTTTCAGCGGCCTGGATGGGGGCCTGTTTTTTTCCGCAGAGGCTGACAGGGGCGATGCCGGCGGCTCGTATCAGTTCATTGGGGGCGTATATGCAGTAAACCCCTGCAATTTTTCGGCCTTCCTCCTGCCATTGGTCCAGGTCGGCCAGGCTCTGTTCTGAAAAGAGGGTAAAGGGTTTCAGATTTATCATAGGTCTCCTGTTGGTTGGTGTTGTTGGTCGCTGTTTATGGGAGATCCAGTATCAAGTCAAAGTGATAATCCGGATAGAACAACAGGGATTGGATAGAAAATTTCCATAGGCCGAGGGGCGGGCATCCGAAATATCAATTTGCCCTGTCATCCGCTTTCTAGTATGTCTGTATCCCTTGAGATCCGCCCGGTGCGGATAGATATGCGATTTATTTTAAGAAGGGTCATCTAGATGGCAAAGAAAGATCTGATAAAAGAATTAAAGATGTCGGCCGGTGCCGGCTGAGCTGCCAAGCTGCCTCCAGGGGACCTGGACAAAGCGCTTTGCGGGATGGAGTTTCCCACGGATGAGAATGTGCTGGTGGGGCTGGCCCGGGCCGATGATGCCGGGGTATACAGGGTCTCCGATGAGGTGGCCCTGATCCAGACCGTTGATTTTTTCACCCCGGTGGTGGATGACCCCTATCTTTTCGGCCAGATTGCCGCGGCCAATGCATTGAGTGATGTCTATGCCATGGGCGGGACTCCTAAAACGGCCATGAACCTGGTGGCCTTTCCTTCAAAATCCATGGACCTTTCAATTCTCCGGGAAATTCTCCAGGGGGGAACGGACAAATTGGTTGAAGCCGGGGCGGTGCTCCTGGGGGGACACAGTATTGAGGATCCGGAGATCAAGTACGGGCTTTCCGTCACCGGATTTATCCATCCGGACCGGGTGCTGACGAAAAACGGGCTTGCTGCCGGTGACCGGCTGGTGCTGACCAAGCCCCTGGGCACGGGTATTCTGAATACGGCTCAAAAAGCCGGGATGGTGCCGGAGGATATATACCGGGAGGCGGTTTCCCTCATGGCCCAGCTTAACCGGGGGGCCGCAGAGGTGATGGACCGGTTTCCTGTCACTGCCTGTACCGATATCACGGGGTTCGGCCTGGCCGGCCACCTGGCGGAGATGCTGGAGGGAACGGGTCTGGGAGCCCGTATTTTTTCCGGCCGGGTGCCGGTGATCCCCGAGGCAATGGGACTGTCGGACATGGGGTTCCTGCCCACGGCCGCCTACAACAACCGGCAGTTCAGGGAGTCCATGGTCGAATTCTCTGATGGACTGCCCCGTGCGGCCAAGGACATTCTATTTGATCCCCAGACATCCGGCGGCCTGCTGATGGCGGTATCACCGGATCAGGCCGGGGAACTGGTCCAGGCCCTTCAGGACATCGGGATAGCGCATGCGGCCTGCTTTGGTGAGATAACCGAGGGGCCGGATGAGAAAATATACATAAATCAATAAAATAAGGAAGAAGATGAATATGGAAATAGATGCAAGGGGACTGGCCTGTCCCGAACCGGTGATCAGAACCAAAAAAGGGCTTGAAGAGGAAAAGTCAACACAGGTGCAGGTGGTGGTGGACAATCCCGCCTCCCAGGAGAATGTCCGGCGGTTTTTAGAATCCCAGGGATTCCAGACGGCGGTTGAACAGGCCGGTGAAGATTATTTTATCATGGGGGACCGGGATGCCGTGCCCGAGTTCCAGCCCGGGGAAAATGACACGGATGACCAGGATTTGAAAAAGATTGCCGTGGTCTGCGCCACGGACCGCATGGGATACGGGGATGATGAACTGGGCAAAAAACTGATGATCAGCTTTATCAAGACCCTGAAGGAGATGGGGGATGAGTTGTGGCGGCTGGTCTTTGTGAACAACGGGGTGAAGCTGACCATCGGGGGCTCCCCTGTGCTTGAAGAGCTTCAGGCCTATGAAAAGGAGGGGCTTCAGATCCTTGTGTGCGGTACCTGCCTCACCCATTTCGGCCTGCTGGAGGAAAAACAGGCCGGCGAAACCACCAATATGCTGGATATTGTGACGGCCATGCAGCTGGCGGATAAGGTGATCAAGATTTGATGGCCATGCCCGGGGACCGCCCGGGCATCCGTCGCGTTGCAAAATGTAATGGGCACTGTGAAAATGCAACAAAGCGATATGTAGCTAATTTTATTGGCCAAAACGGATGGTTTTAAATGCTATGTTGCAAATTGCAACTGTTTGACGGAACGGGTGAATCCAATTCTCTGTTCAGGATATCCTTTAATTTCAGTCATATAAGGGGAGAGTTTGCATTGGCGCAATAATTGCTCTGGTACGGGTTGAACCCAAACCGGTAAAGGAGATTGGCATGAGCGTCATTACATTTTTCGGACGGAAGTTTACTGGAAGAGCGCCGTTGGCAGAAAAAGCAGCAGATATCCTCGGATATAGAGTGGTGTATGACCGGAACCTGATCGATACCGCCGCCAGGGAATACGGATTGAAAAAAAAGGATATCCGTAAGAGCATCTATCTGGACCCGCCCATGGCAGAACGGTATTCTGCAGATAAGGCCAGATGCATTGCGGCCGTTAAATCTGTCCTGGCCGAAGAGGTCAAAAAGGGGCAGGTGATAATCAGCGGATTTCTCGGGGGACTGGTTCCCTCAAAGATGGGCCTGCATATTCTGGTAACCGCCTCAGAGAATTCCAGGCGCCGCCGGCTGCAGCGCCGGAATACGGATGAGATCACCCGCGAAGGGCACCAGATGCTGGAGACGGACGAGGCATTTTTGAGGTGGTCCCTTTATCTGAAGACCACAGAAGGGCGTAAACCTTCGAATTTCGATGGCGTGGTCAGTGTTTCCAGGACCGGGCAGTCCGAGCTGATTGATATGATCTTCGATGCGGCGTCTGAAAAAAAAGAAGAGATGACCCCCAAGGAGTTTTCCCTGGCAGCCAGAGTCTCCCGGCTCATGGCTGAAAAGGGGCATCGGGTATCTGTGGACGCCAAGGAGGACCAAGTGGACCTCAAAATCCATAAACCGGTTCTGATGCTTTCCAGGTACGGCAAAAAACTCTCCGCCCTTGCCCGCTCCGTTCGAGGCGTGGGAAATGTCCGCACCCGGGCCGGCTCCCTGTTCTACAGGGCAGATATCTATCCCGGTTGCGAATTCAAGCCCGCCCCCCAGGTGTCCTACCGGCCCATTGAAATTCAGTATGAACGGATGTATGCCCAGGTGGCCGGCCGCCGGCCTGCTTTTGTACAGAAACAAGACGAGCAGATTTCATCGCTGGCTTACGTGGGCAGGGCCTGATCCCGCTGCAGGCAACAAAAAGACAAGACTGCCCGGCAGGCCATTTTTAAAGAATGCTGCCGGACAGCTTATTCCAGTTTGAAGGTTTTGATCTTACGCCAGAGGGAAACCCGGTCGATTTCCATGATTTCCGCGGCCTTTGTCTTGTTCCAGCCTGTCTGTTCAAGCACCCACCGGATATATCTTTTTTCCTGTTCCTTCATGGTGGGAATTTTTCCTTCAGGTGCGGTCCGATAGGTTTCGATGGCCAGCTGGGTCATCTGGTCCGGAAGGGCCGCCGGATAAATCACCTCGCTGTTTTCCATGGCCACCGCCCGTTCAATGATGTTTTCAAGTTCACGGACATTGCCGGGCCAGGAGTAGTTCACCAGAAAATCCATGGCTGCCCGGTCGATCTCTTTTACGGATTTGTTCATTTCCCGGTTTTTCTTGCCCAGGAAATGGTAGGCCAGAAGGGGGATATCTTCCTTGCGTTCGGCAAGGGGCGGCAGCTGGATGGTGACCACATTCAGCCTGAAGTAAAGGTCCTGGCGGAAATTGCCGTTGTCAACCTCGTGCTTTAAATCCCTGTGGGTGGCGGCGATGAACCTTAAGTCCACAGGAACGGTCTGGGTGCTGCCCACCCGCATGAGTTCCTTTTCCTGGATTACCCTTAATATTTTAATCTGCATGGACGGGGGCATGTCGCCAATTTCGTCAAAGAAGACAGTTCCCTTGTCCGCAAATTCAAAAAGGCCTTTTTTGGTTTTGACCGCACCGGTAAAGGCCTCTTTCTCATGGCCGAAGAGTTCGTTGGCCATGAGTTCTTCTGAAAAAGAACCGCAGTTAAAGGCCACCATTTCGTGGCTGTGCCGGCTGCTCAGGTTGTGAATGGCCCTGGCCACCAGTTCTTTTCCGGTGCCGCTCTCCCCCAGGATCAGGACGCTGATATCGGTTTGGGCCACCTGCCTGATGGTTTTTTTGACCTCGGTCATGGCCGGGCTGTTTCCAATGATCTGGGGCAGCTTGGGGCCCTTTCCAATGGCCTGCTTTAAGGATATGTTTTCCAGCTGAAGGGATCGTTTGAGCAGGGCTTCTTTAATGACCTGCCTCACCTCTTCTATTTTGTAGGGTTTGGCAATATAGTGGTAGGCCCCTTCCTTCATGGCCGTGACGGCATTGTCCACCGTGGCGTAGCCGGTTATCATGATCACTTCGGTGTAGGGCTGAAGCTGACGGCTGTGCTCCAGAATCTGCATGCCGTCCATCTTCTTCATCTTGTAATCGGTGATAATCAGGTCAAAGGGCTTTGACTTGATCAAAGCCAGCCCCTTAATGCCGCTCTCCACGGCGGTTACCTTGTATCCTTCCTTTATCAGAATATGTTCAAGGTTATTTCGGGCGATCATCTCATCTTCGATGATCAGGATCTGTTTTTGCATGGTGCTCCCTAAACCGTATCAGCCGGGCAGGCTGACCGTAAATGTTGTGCCTTTTCCCGGGCTGCTTTCCACATCAATGGTGCCCCCGTGCTGCTCAATGATGCCGTGGATAATGGAAAGGCCCAGCCCTGATCCTTTGCCCACCTCCCTGGTGGTAAAAAAGGGATCAAAAATTTTGGCCAGATTTTCTTTTTTAATGCCCCGGCCCGTGTCGGACACTTTAAAGACGAAATTGTTGGCGTCATTGTCATTGAATGCGCCAATGGTCAGGCGACCGCCCTCTCCCGTGTCCATGGCCAGAAAGCCGTTGATGATCAGGTTGAGCAGCACCTGCTGGATCCGCCGGGGATCCATTTTGCCCTCAAGGTCTTCTTCCACCGCTATGACCACATCAATATCCGCCGGGATCTCGCCTGCGATCAGGTGCATGGTGCTCTGGATCAGGTTTTTGAACCGGACCCGCTCGATGGAAAAGTGGCTCTGCCTGGAAAATTCAAGCAGGGCGCGGATGATGTCCCTTGACCGGTTGATCTCCTGCTCCACCTGGGTGAGCAGGGTCTTTTTAAATTCAATGTCCGGTTCCTCTATTTCCTCCTTGATGATCTGGACAGAGGTGGAAATATTGTTCAGGGGGTTGTTCAACTCGTGGGCCACCCCGGAGGTGAGCGTGCCCAAAGAGGACATTTTTTCGGCCTGGACCAATTGCTTTTTTCTCTTATCCAGTTCCTGGATCATATGGTTGAGGCTGTGGGCCAGGGATTCGAATTCGTCCCCGGTTTTTATTTCCGGAATCTTATCGAATTCGCCGTTGACGATCCGTTTGATTCCGGTCTCAATGGATTTCAGGGGGCGGTTGAGTTTCCACACAAGAAATATGGCGGTGGAAATGGTCAGAATGAACAGGGAAAACAAGGAGGCCAGCAGGTATCCCCTGGACCGGTCCAGAAGTTCAAAGACCCGCTCACGTTCGTTTTTTTCGAATTTTTCAATATCGGTGGTCAGCTCCCGGCCCAGCCGGGTGGCGGTCTCCTGTATTTTCAGGACCTGGTTGAAATGCGCCTGGGTTGATGTATCTTCATGGTATAAATCGTGCAGTTCTTTCATGTTCCGCTGGTAAGCCGCTATGGTCCGGCTCCGGTGCCGCACCGAAGGAATTCCCGGGAATTCCTTTTCGATGAGGGCCTGTTTTTCAGCTGTTTTCTGGATATAGGCCAGGGCCTGGGTCAGGTCCTGGAGGTCTCTTCTCAGGAAAAAGTTTTTTTCGTACCGCCTGGCCTCAAGCACCGTGTCCAGAAGGTCCCGTTTTTTTTCGATGAGAATCAGTTTTGAGTTGATGGCCGAGTTGCTGTAGTGGTTGAAGAACCAGATGATACTGTTCACCGCCATGAAAATAAGAAACAGAAAGGATATTTTTTGTCTGATGCTGAATTTCATAAGTTGTATCTTATCGTTATTCATGGCGGACAAACAAGATAAAAATTTTCCGGCGGTACCGGCCGCAAGCGTTTAGGATGCTGGCCGGTCCGCCGGGAATAGGTTAGGGATCAGCCGATGCCGTAGAAAAAGTAGATTACGCCCAATTCCACGGTCAGGAACAGAAGGGTCATCACCGCCCCGGCCTTGGCATAGTCAACGGTCCGGTATCCGCCGGGCCGCATGATCAGGGCATTGACCTGGTGGGTGGGCAGGACAAAGGTGTTGGAAGCTGAGATCCCCACCACAAGGGCAGCCATCCGGGGATCCCCTCCTGCCATCACCGCCATGTTCATGCACAGCGGC encodes:
- a CDS encoding cytidylate kinase family protein — translated: MSVITFFGRKFTGRAPLAEKAADILGYRVVYDRNLIDTAAREYGLKKKDIRKSIYLDPPMAERYSADKARCIAAVKSVLAEEVKKGQVIISGFLGGLVPSKMGLHILVTASENSRRRRLQRRNTDEITREGHQMLETDEAFLRWSLYLKTTEGRKPSNFDGVVSVSRTGQSELIDMIFDAASEKKEEMTPKEFSLAARVSRLMAEKGHRVSVDAKEDQVDLKIHKPVLMLSRYGKKLSALARSVRGVGNVRTRAGSLFYRADIYPGCEFKPAPQVSYRPIEIQYERMYAQVAGRRPAFVQKQDEQISSLAYVGRA
- a CDS encoding sigma-54-dependent Fis family transcriptional regulator, with product MQKQILIIEDEMIARNNLEHILIKEGYKVTAVESGIKGLALIKSKPFDLIITDYKMKKMDGMQILEHSRQLQPYTEVIMITGYATVDNAVTAMKEGAYHYIAKPYKIEEVRQVIKEALLKRSLQLENISLKQAIGKGPKLPQIIGNSPAMTEVKKTIRQVAQTDISVLILGESGTGKELVARAIHNLSSRHSHEMVAFNCGSFSEELMANELFGHEKEAFTGAVKTKKGLFEFADKGTVFFDEIGDMPPSMQIKILRVIQEKELMRVGSTQTVPVDLRFIAATHRDLKHEVDNGNFRQDLYFRLNVVTIQLPPLAERKEDIPLLAYHFLGKKNREMNKSVKEIDRAAMDFLVNYSWPGNVRELENIIERAVAMENSEVIYPAALPDQMTQLAIETYRTAPEGKIPTMKEQEKRYIRWVLEQTGWNKTKAAEIMEIDRVSLWRKIKTFKLE
- a CDS encoding HAMP domain-containing protein, with the translated sequence MKFSIRQKISFLFLIFMAVNSIIWFFNHYSNSAINSKLILIEKKRDLLDTVLEARRYEKNFFLRRDLQDLTQALAYIQKTAEKQALIEKEFPGIPSVRHRSRTIAAYQRNMKELHDLYHEDTSTQAHFNQVLKIQETATRLGRELTTDIEKFEKNERERVFELLDRSRGYLLASLFSLFILTISTAIFLVWKLNRPLKSIETGIKRIVNGEFDKIPEIKTGDEFESLAHSLNHMIQELDKRKKQLVQAEKMSSLGTLTSGVAHELNNPLNNISTSVQIIKEEIEEPDIEFKKTLLTQVEQEINRSRDIIRALLEFSRQSHFSIERVRFKNLIQSTMHLIAGEIPADIDVVIAVEEDLEGKMDPRRIQQVLLNLIINGFLAMDTGEGGRLTIGAFNDNDANNFVFKVSDTGRGIKKENLAKIFDPFFTTREVGKGSGLGLSIIHGIIEQHGGTIDVESSPGKGTTFTVSLPG